In one window of Nerophis ophidion isolate RoL-2023_Sa linkage group LG05, RoL_Noph_v1.0, whole genome shotgun sequence DNA:
- the tmem251 gene encoding lysosomal enzyme trafficking factor, whose translation MNFRQRLGWLGMALYLLVSLLAVHHVFDVQRFKLEHVRSGATGPSSLPIQSIHARLAALPMWIWVTAILLPYMQLFLFIFSCTRTNPRAIGYCVLPICLSLLCKPSNHSISPLIDT comes from the coding sequence ATGAATTTCCGCCAGCGGCTGGGATGGCTCGGCATGGCCCTCTACCTTCTTGTGAGCCTGCTTGCAGTCCATCACGTCTTTGACGTTCAGCGATTTAAGTTGGAGCATGTGCGGAGTGGTGCGACCGGACCGTCTTCTTTGCCCATTCAAAGCATTCATGCTCGCCTGGCAGCACTTCCCATGTGGATCTGGGTGACGGCCATTTTGCTGCCCTACATGCAACTCTTTCTCTTCATTTTCTCCTGCACCAGGACAAACCCTCGGGCCATCGGCTACTGCGTCCTACCCATCTGCCTATCTCTGCTCTGCAAACCGTCCAATCACAGCATCTCGCCATTGATTGACACGTGA
- the LOC133553361 gene encoding LON peptidase N-terminal domain and RING finger protein 3-like produces the protein MLHTQSSINTPAMETESDSMLELATEAFRAKNFDLAADIYECQLAAFGVGESRQKLMVKRADALAFGGKFADALEVYRQAAEIERLQPAHLHNLIEYLTSMNKPEGGGTNAWATAASSPVVGATGSEEEDFSCRICLSSLFEPVTLPCGHSFCKKCLERDKKEIVCKTCRHSSKVAVHSFRVNVVLCNLLAKWFPGAQQAGRLRREGNCLYAEKKMQAALEKYNQAILIAPTDHILFSNRSQIHSSLKNYNMALRDAEMACRLTPLWSKGHVRKAQALVSLGRTEEALREYLLCLSIEPHCKLARNEANKLLSDLLTPVTNQVPEHIADFPNFLPSRGLIKNSISTPSQVIDPIPLSPVSNVATTAPEDGGSDSNEVKVQRKPEDRKLYQCLLLKRKRSSVNEEEEVEGRREDKKRQKCEPAQVKDLLDPTDLECSLCMRFLYEPVTTTCGHTFCLQCLKRCLDHNPKCPLCKEELSEYLVQRQYCKTALMENLIAKYLPSELVERQKIHQEEMAELSNLNNNVPIFVCTMAFPTVPCPLHIFEPCYRLMIRRCMETGTNCFGMCLGDDLKGFADYGCLLEIRDSKFFADGRSVVDTIGRRRFKVIQHSERDGYNTADIEYLEDIKVEGLAKGELQSLHDTVYEQALVWVNSLKAEQKERIEGHFGPIPEKDSELQASPNGPSWCWWLLAVLPLEGRAQLPFLAITSLKDRLSGIRKVLLFMAQSIHRGLPVGQRSQ, from the exons ATGCTCCACACTCAAAGCTCCATCAACACCCCAGCCATGGAGACCGAGAGCGACAGCATGTTGGAGCTCGCCACGGAGGCTTTCCGGGCGAAAAACTTCGACCTAGCGGCGGATATCTACGAGTGCCAGCTCGCGGCTTTCGGCGTCGGAGAGAGCCGGCAAAAGTTGATGGTGAAGCGGGCTGACGCGCTCGCTTTCGGGGGGAAATTCGCCGACGCTCTCGAGGTGTACCGGCAAGCCGCAGAGATAGAGAGACTACAACCCGCACACCTGCACAACCTTATCGAATACCTCACCTCAATGAACAAGCCGGAGGGCGGCGGCACGAATGCCTGGGCAACGGCAGCGAGTAGCCCCGTTGTCGGAGCCACAGGTAGCGAGGAGGAAGACTTCTCGTGTCGGATATGTCTTAGCTCGCTGTTTGAGCCTGTGACTCTGCCGTGCGGACACAGTTTCTGTAAGAAGTGTTTGGAGAGGGACAAGAAGGAGATTGTGTGTAAAACATGTAGGCACAGCTCCAAAGTAGCCGTCCACAGTTTCCGGGTCAACGTGGTCCTCTGCAACCTGCTGGCCAAGTGGTTCCCCGGGGCGCAGCAGGCCGGCCGGCTGAGGCGGGAGGGTAACTGCCTGTACGCGGAGAAGAAGATGCAAGCAGCTCTGGAGAAATACAACCAAGCCATCCTCATAG CACCCACTGACCACATACTTTTCAGTAACCGCTCCCAGATCCACTCCAGCCTGAAAAATTACAACATGGCTCTTAGGGACGCAGAAATGGCCTGCAGACTCACGCCTCTGTGGTCCAAG GGTCATGTTCGCAAGGCTCAGGCTTTGGTCTCACTGGGCAGAACTGAGGAAGCACTGAGAGAGTACCTGCTATGTCTGTCCATAGAGCCTCACTGTAAACTGGCCAGGAACGAGGCTAACAAG CTCCTTAGTGACCTCCTGACTCCAGTGACCAATCAGGTCCCTGAACACATCGCTGACTTCCCCAACTTCCTGCCCTCTAGAGGTCTCATCAAGAACAGCATCAGCACGCCATCCCAA GTTATTGACCCCATCCCGCTGTCACCTGTGTCCAATGTCGCCACGACCGCTCCTGAAGACGGGGGTTCAGATAGCAACGAGGTCAAAGTTCAAAGAAAGCCAGAGGACAGGAAGCTTTATCAATGTCTTCTCCTCAAACGGAAGCGCAGCAGCGTAAATGAGGAGGAGGAAGTAGAGGGAAGGAGAGAAGATAAAAAAAGACAGAAGTGTG AGCCAGCACAGGTGAAAGACCTTTTGGACCCCACAGATCTGGAATGTTCTCTTTGCATGAG attTCTCTATGAACCAGTGACAACGACATGCGGTCACACCTTCTGTCTTCAATGTCTCAAGAGATGTTTGGACCACAACCCAAAGTGTCCACTCTGTAAAGAAGAGCTGTCTGAG TACCTGGTTCAAAGACAGTACTGCAAGACTGCCCTAATGGAGAACCTGATCGCAAAGTATCTTCCATCTGAGCTTGTGGAAAGACAGAAAATCCATCAGGAGGAGATGGCTGAGCTTTCAAA CCTGAACAACAACGTGCCTATATTTGTGTGCACCATGGCCTTCCCCACTGTTCCTTGTCCGCTGCATATCTTCGAGCCGTGCTACCGACTGATGATTCGCCGCTGCATGGAGACGGGAACCAACTGCTTCGGCATGTGCCTGGGAGACGACCTAAAAGG GTTTGCAGATTACGGGTGCCTGTTGGAGATCCGTGACTCGAAGTTCTTCGCTGATGGCCGCTCAGTCGTGGACACCATCGGCAGGCGGAGGTTTAAAGTCATTCAGCACAGTGAGAGAGACGGCTACAACACGGCTGATATTGAATACTTGGAGGACATAAAG GTGGAAGGCCTTGCGAAGGGGGAGCTGCAGTCGCTGCATGACACCGTGTATGAGCAGGCTCTGGTGTGGGTCAACTCTTTGAAGGCAGAGCAGAAGGAACGTATTGAGGGCCATTTTGGACCCATACCCGAAAAAGACTCTGAACTTCAG GCCAGTCCCAACGGTCCGTCATGGTGTTGGTGGTTACTTGCTGTTCTTCCATTAGAAGGTCGAGCCCAGCTACCCTTCCTGGCCATCACATCTCTGAAGGACCGCTTGAGCGGCATCCGCAAGGTTCTGCTTTTCATGGCCCAGAGCATACATCGGGGCCTCCCAGTGGGCCAGCGGTCACAATAG